A region of Drosophila ananassae strain 14024-0371.13 chromosome 4 unlocalized genomic scaffold, ASM1763931v2 tig00000077, whole genome shotgun sequence DNA encodes the following proteins:
- the LOC123257946 gene encoding ATP synthase subunit alpha → MKNSMNVSEIASIIREKVETFDNPIKRENIGEVISVTDGIALVYGLEKAKFGEKVFFASGVEGIVLDLDHDTAGIVVLGNDRDVKEGDVVKCSGDVVQVPVGHELLGRVVNALGHPMDDGGEIRAKNRMDIESKAPGIIDRKSVHEPLQTGIKIIDLLIPIGRGQRELIIGDRQIGKTTIALDTIINQKKINDEVNENQKVYCVYVAIGQKISTVAKVVNKLKESGALEYTTVVVASASDCAPMQFLAPYAGCTIGEFFRDNGMHCLIIYDDLSKHAVAYRQMSLLLRRPPGREAYPGDIFYVHSRLLERAAKMSDKKGQGSLTALPIVETQAGDVSAYVPTNVISITDGQIFLESELFYKGFRPAVNIGLSVSRVGSAAQLKSVKKVAGSIKLSLAQYRELEDFAKFGSDLDASVQLSLNKGKYLVELLKQKQHLPMSIEEQVVLMYIFSNLYNQLSKIQISYINKFEHDLINYFHTVHPGVLKKLSNDMSDDIKGDIFNIVSNFVTQFNCV, encoded by the coding sequence ATGAAGAACAGTATGAATGTTTCTGAGATAGCAAGTATAATAAGAGAAAAGGTTGAGACGTTTGATAATCCTATAAAGCGGGAAAATATAGGTGAAGTAATTTCAGTAACAGATGGTATCGCATTGGTTTATGGGCTGGAAAAAGCAAAATTCGGTGAAAAGGTATTTTTTGCAAGTGGTGTAGAAGGAATAGTTCTCGATTTAGATCATGATACGGCTGGAATAGTTGTGCTTGGTAATGACCGTGATGTGAAAGAAGGGGACGTTGTAAAATGTAGTGGTGATGTTGTGCAGGTGCCTGTAGGACATGAATTGTTAGGGAGAGTTGTAAATGCGTTGGGCCATCCTATGGACGACGGTGGGGAAATTAGAGCCAAAAACAGAATGGATATAGAATCTAAAGCGCCAGGCATTATTGATCGTAAGTCTGTGCATGAGCCACTGCAAACAGGAATTAAAATTATAGATTTGCTAATTCCAATAGGTAGAGGGCAGCGTGAATTAATTATTGGTGATAGACAAATTGGTAAAACTACTATTGCGCTTGATACTATTATCAATCAGAAGAAGATTAACGATGAGGTAAACGAAAATCAAAAAGTTTACTGTGTTTATGTTGCTATTGGGCAAAAAATTTCAACAGTAGCAAAAGTGGTAAATAAGCTGAAAGAAAGTGGAGCATTAGAGTATACAACTGTAGTTGTGGCTAGTGCATCTGACTGCGCGCCTATGCAATTTTTAGCACCTTATGCTGGTTGTACTATTGGGGAATTTTTCCGTGACAATGGAATGCATTGTTTGATTATATATGATGATTTATCTAAGCATGCTGTGGCATATAGGCAGATGTCTTTATTGCTCAGACGTCCTCCTGGTCGTGAAGCTTACCCTGGAGATATATTCTATGTACATTCTCGCTTGCTTGAAAGAGCTGCTAAAATGTCTGATAAAAAAGGGCAGGGTTCTTTAACTGCTTTGCCAATTGTCGAAACTCAAGCTGGTGATGTATCTGCATATGTGCCAACAAATGTTATTTCAATTACCGATGGGCAGATCTTTCTTGAGTctgaattattttataaaggaTTTCGACCTGCAGTAAATATAGGTTTGTCAGTTTCACGGGTTGGTTCTGCTGCACAACTAAAGTCTGTGAAGAAAGTTGCTGGTTCTATAAAGCTAAGCTTAGCTCAGTATAGAGAATTAGAAGATTTTGCAAAATTTGGTTCTGATCTTGATGCTAGTGTTCAATTATCCTTGAATAAGGGTAAATATCTTGTCGAGTTATTAAAGCAGAAACAACATTTACCTATGTCAATAGAAGAGCAAGTAGTGCTgatgtatattttttctaaCCTATATAATCAGTTAAGTAAAATACAAATAAGTTACATTAATAAATTTGAACATGatcttattaattattttcatacTGTACACCCTGGGGTTTTAAAAAAGTTGTCAAATGACATGAGTGATGATATAAAAGGtgatatttttaacattgTGAGTAATTTCGTTACTCAATTTAATTGCGTTTAG
- the LOC123257938 gene encoding elongation factor Tu 1-like gives MTAVVEAFGKPHVNMGTIGHVDHGKTTLTAAITKHYGNFVAYDQIDKAPEERKRGITIATAHVEYQTEKRHYAHVDCPGHADYVKNMIVGAAQMDAAILVVSGVDGPMPQTREHILLAKQVGVGYIVVYINKADVADADMMDLVEMEVRELLNKYGFPGDEVPVVVGSALKALEDDSSEYGKKSIDKLMEKLDEYVAVPPRPVDLPFLLPIEDVFSISGRGTVVTGRIEKGEIKTGEEIEIIGLKATQKTICTGVEMFKKLLDKGSAGLNVGILLRGTKREEVERGQVLAKPGTITPHRKFKAEVYILKKEEGGRHTPFFANYQPQFYLRTTDVTGSIKLLDGKEMVMPGDNVSVEVELQVPIAMDKGLRFAIREGGRTVGSGVVSEILE, from the coding sequence ATGACAGCAGTAGTGGAAGCATTTGGAAAGCCGCATGTAAATATGGGAACAATAGGACATGTGGATCATGGGAAGACAACGTTAACAGCGGCAATAACAAAGCATTATGGAAATTTTGTAGCGTACGATCAGATAGATAAAGCGCCAGAAGAAAGGAAGAGGGGGATAACGATAGCAACAGCGCATGTTGAGTATCAGACGGAAAAAAGGCATTATGCACACGTTGATTGTCCTGGACATGCTGACTATGTAAAGAACATGATAGTAGGTGCAGCACAGATGGATGCGGCGATATTGGTAGTGTCAGGGGTTGATGGGCCAATGCCACAAACGAGAGAGCATATATTGCTGGCGAAGCAGGTAGGTGTTGGATATATCGTGGTGTATATAAATAAAGCTGatgttgctgatgctgataTGATGGATTTAGTAGAAATGGAAGTGAGGGAATTGCTGAATAAATACGGATTTCCAGGGGATGAAGTTCCTGTGGTAGTGGGATCTGCATTGAAAGCGCTGGAGGATGACAGCAGCGAATATGGAAAGAAATCAATAGATAAATTGATGGAAAAGTTAGATGAATATGTGGCGGTTCCACCAAGGCCTGTGGATTTACCATTTTTATTGCCAATCGAGGATGTATTTTCGATATCGGGGCGAGGAACAGTGGTAACAGGAAGAATAGAGAAGGGAGAGATAAAGACGGGAGAAGAGATAGAGATAATAGGTTTAAAAGCAACACAAAAGACGATATGTACAGGTGTTGAGATGTTTAAGAAGTTGCTGGATAAGGGAAGTGCAGGGCTCAATGTAGGAATATTGCTGAGAGGAACAAAAAGAGAAGAAGTGGAGAGAGGGCAAGTATTAGCAAAACCGGGGACGATAACGCCGCATAGAAAGTTTAAGGCGGAGGTTTATATATTAAAGAAAGAGGAAGGAGGAAGGCATACACCATTTTTTGCGAATTACCAGCCACAGTTTTATTTAAGGACAACGGATGTAACTGGGAGCATAAAATTACTAGATGGGAAGGAGATGGTAATGCCAGGAGATAATGTGAGTGTAGAAGTAGAATTGCAAGTACCGATAGCAATGGATAAGGGATTGCGTTTTGCGATAAGAGAAGGCGGTAGAACTGTTGGTTCTGGTGttgtttctgaaattttgGAGTGA
- the LOC123257960 gene encoding GRIP and coiled-coil domain-containing protein 2-like, with translation MGVKRFTNESSREDQKNGTSPTGTSTNYRQEQVASSGDRTLYNSDIPSLGRSIKSSRSALFMPFGASVDTSTPIKPANPSNLVTTGENYTSNADLSDELNVSEVTKIVERMELLSNSLKKIQEIVEKLGNTTLSEEVIVHERHFKKFMDFVGEILVNIGTRLPQSDSKSMYLEQKLKGLEKMNESLNNSVQELEKKVDKLEKENKDFLAENDELKEKLATAKEEKELLFNKKEKMQEVINGLNENNQRLMQKINGLEDDYEYLLRAEKTKRETEDSCIQVEDADIPEGKAELCKDYEIKLVKLEQEIDAKGKQCEELLLENSILRGNIERLKEENKRLEGIEESFSIDPSHFCSVKNLHDELILANEQPENIDISIQDEMDSKVATESVGVNVKQGYSKRTSNLSRVSEQSSAVKSQFSEARAQSRKQIIYASASLILSGVFAVGTSLTMSHLGISISLALTALTFLTLGCYCSYKASTTLRNIELDRTFKMADHEAVFMVPSL, from the exons ATGGGAGTGAAGCGCTTTACGAATGAAAGCAGTAGAGAAGATCAGAAAAATGGTACTAGTCCAACAGGAACTTCTACAAATTATAGACAAGAGCAAGTTGCCTCTAGTGGTGATAGAACACTTTATAATAGTGATATACCTTCACTAGGTAGATCGATTAAGAGCAGCCGAAGTGCACTGTTTATGCCATTTGGAGCTTCTGTTGATACGAGTACCCCGATTAAACCTGCCAATCCATCTAACCTAGTTACCACTGGTGAGAATTATACTAGTAATGCAGATCTGAGTGATGAATTGAACGTAAGTGAAGTAACTAAAATTGTTGAACGAATGGAGCTATTATccaatagtttaaaaaaaatccaagaaATTGTGGAAAAGCTGGGTAATACTACACTAAGTGAAGAAGTGATAGTTCATGAGAGACATTTCAAAAAGTTTATGGATTTTGTAGGAGAAATTCTCGTAAATATTGGTACAAGATTACCACAAAGTGATTCTAAAAGCATGTATCTTGAACAAAAATTGAAGGGATTGGAAAAGATGAATGAATCCTTAAATAACAGTGTTCAAGAGTTAGAGAAAAAAGTAGATAAACTTGAAAAAGAGAATAAAGATTTTCTAGCAGAAAATGATGAACTTAAGGAAAAACTTGCTACAGCGAAAGAAGAAAAG GAATtgctatttaataaaaaagaaaagatgcAGGAAGTTATAAATGGGCTGAATGAGAACAATCAACGAttaatgcaaaaaataaatgggtTAGAAGATGATTATGAGTATTTGTTAAGAGCGGAAAAGACAAAAAGAGAAACCGAAGATTCGTGTATACAAGTGGAGGATGCAGATATACCGGAAGGAAAAGCTGAGTTATGTAAAGACTATGAAATTAAACTAGTAAAGCTGGAACAAGAGATAGATGCAAAAGGGAAACAATGTGAGGAATTGCTATTAGAAAATAGTATATTACGAGGAAATATAGAACGATTAAAGGAAGAGAATAAACGATTAGAAGGCATTGAAGAAAGCTTTAGTATCGATCCCTCACATTTTTGCTCTGTAAAAAATTTGCATGATGAGCTTATTCTAGCTAATGAACAGCCGGAAAATATTGATATATCAATCCAGGATGAGATGGATTCAAAAGTTGCCACTGAGTCTGTGGGTGTTAATGTAAAACAAGGTTATAGTAAAAGGACTAGCAACCTATCTCGAGTCTCTGAACAAAGTTCAGCAGTAAAATCTCAATTCTCAGAAGCAAGAGCTCAGAGTAGAAAGCAAATAATTTATGCCTCTGCTTCTCTTATATTATCTGGAGTATTTGCTGTTGGCACAAGTTTAACAATGTCTCATTTAggaatatctatttcacttgcTTTGACTGCATTAACTTTCCTTACATTGGGATGTTATTGTTCATATAAGGCAAGTACAACGCTTAGGAATATTGAACTTGATCGAACTTTTAAAATGGCTGATCATGAAGCTGTTTTTATGGTTCCCAGCTTATAA